The following proteins are encoded in a genomic region of Pedosphaera parvula Ellin514:
- a CDS encoding NCS1 family nucleobase:cation symporter-1, producing MPALPEQASTPDELIAIEGSHLYSPDLAPVPPERRKWGMWNFAALWISMAACIPTYMLASSLIDGGMNWWQAILTIFLANLIVLIPMILNAHAGTRYGIPFPVFCRASFGTHGANVPALLRALVACGWFGIQAWIGGNAIFKILAVFVPSLAATPAQNAFGITFPQFLCFMLFWGINMWVIYKGIDSIRLLLSFKAPLLIVLGLLLLGWAYSAAGGFGPMLSQPSAFDPGQPKDGQFWKYFVPALTGMIGFWATLSLNIPDFSRYAKSQRDQVLGQTIGLPPTMALYAFIGVAVTSATTIIFKKTIWDPVDVLTHFTNPFVLIIAMLALCIATLATNLAANVVSPANDFANLAPKFISFRTGGLITGIIGVLIMPWKLLANPSGYIFTWLVGYSALLGPIGGIMIADYFLIRKCKLSLVDLYKPDGEYRYTKGFSLVGLFALIVSILPNVPGFLATINVIPKDKLPPFLMTIYSYAWFVGFLIAFLLYSILRSLAPAMKPLAGIKPSTPALP from the coding sequence ATGCCCGCTTTACCCGAGCAAGCATCGACACCCGATGAGCTGATCGCCATCGAAGGCAGCCACCTCTACAGCCCCGACCTCGCGCCCGTGCCACCCGAGCGGCGTAAATGGGGCATGTGGAATTTCGCCGCGCTCTGGATTTCCATGGCCGCCTGCATTCCCACTTACATGCTTGCCTCCTCGCTCATCGATGGCGGCATGAACTGGTGGCAGGCGATTCTCACCATCTTCCTTGCGAACCTCATCGTCCTCATTCCAATGATTCTGAATGCCCACGCCGGAACGCGCTACGGCATTCCCTTCCCCGTGTTTTGTCGCGCCTCCTTTGGCACGCACGGAGCCAACGTCCCCGCTCTCCTTCGCGCTCTCGTCGCCTGCGGTTGGTTTGGCATCCAGGCATGGATTGGTGGCAATGCCATCTTCAAAATCCTGGCCGTCTTTGTCCCCTCGCTCGCCGCCACTCCTGCCCAAAATGCCTTTGGCATCACCTTCCCGCAGTTCCTCTGCTTCATGCTTTTTTGGGGCATCAACATGTGGGTCATCTACAAGGGCATCGATTCCATTCGCCTGCTGCTCAGCTTCAAAGCTCCTCTCCTCATCGTGCTCGGCCTCCTGCTGCTCGGCTGGGCCTACAGCGCCGCGGGCGGTTTCGGCCCCATGCTTTCCCAACCTTCCGCCTTCGATCCCGGCCAACCGAAAGATGGCCAATTTTGGAAATATTTCGTCCCCGCGCTCACTGGCATGATCGGCTTCTGGGCGACTCTTTCGCTCAACATCCCCGATTTCTCCCGTTACGCCAAATCCCAGCGCGATCAAGTTCTCGGCCAAACCATCGGCCTGCCACCTACCATGGCGCTCTACGCATTCATCGGCGTCGCCGTCACCTCTGCCACCACCATCATCTTCAAGAAAACCATCTGGGACCCGGTCGATGTTCTCACTCACTTTACCAATCCCTTCGTGCTGATCATTGCCATGCTCGCACTCTGCATCGCCACTCTGGCGACCAACCTCGCCGCCAATGTCGTCAGCCCGGCCAACGACTTTGCAAATCTGGCTCCCAAATTTATTTCATTCCGAACGGGCGGTCTCATCACCGGAATCATCGGAGTGCTGATCATGCCCTGGAAACTTCTGGCCAATCCTTCCGGTTACATTTTTACCTGGCTGGTCGGCTACAGCGCTCTGCTCGGCCCCATCGGTGGCATCATGATTGCCGACTATTTTCTCATCCGCAAATGCAAGCTCAGCCTCGTGGATCTCTATAAACCAGATGGCGAGTATCGCTACACCAAAGGCTTCAGCCTGGTGGGTTTGTTCGCCTTGATTGTTAGCATCCTGCCCAACGTCCCCGGCTTTCTGGCCACAATCAACGTAATCCCCAAGGACAAGCTCCCTCCCTTTCTCATGACGATTTACAGTTATGCCTGGTTTGTCGGCTTCCTCATTGCCTTCCTGCTCTATTCCATTTTGCGAAGTCTCGCTCCGGCGATGAAGCCTTTGGCCGGCATCAAACCATCCACCCCCGCTTTGCCGTAA
- the hydA gene encoding dihydropyrimidinase: protein MPLLIKNGEIITTSARYTADIYCENEAITRIDRNIDAPPGTEIIDATGKYVFPGFIDPHVHIYLPFMGTFSKDTYETGSKAALVGGTTTLIEMCCPSRKEEALAGFETWMSQAVGKSACDFTFHMGVTKFDDMAEAQLREIVKRGISSFKIFLAYKGAFGIDDTELYRTLKLAKELGVVVTAHCENETLVAERSKELLAAGKTDPGQHHESRPPVVEAEGVHHLMTFAELTGASTYIVHLSCQEALNEAIAARQRGVDVKVETLIQYLVLDKSYAERPNFEGAKYVMSPPLRDVRNQSVLWNGLRSGLVNTVATDHAPFDFKGQKPMGKDDFTKIPNGIPSLEERINLLYTYGVKTGKIDIHTLVDVASTQVAKTFDLFPRKGAIQPGSDADLVIFDPNYRGTISANSQMMNVDYSAFEGWKLEGRPSAVTVRGQVAVKNGKFVGTIGRGKFLERKPSHF, encoded by the coding sequence ATGCCGCTCCTAATCAAAAACGGCGAAATCATAACGACCTCCGCCCGCTACACCGCCGACATCTACTGCGAAAACGAAGCCATCACGCGCATTGATCGCAACATCGATGCCCCACCCGGCACGGAGATCATCGATGCCACTGGCAAATATGTCTTCCCCGGCTTCATCGATCCGCACGTCCATATTTATCTGCCCTTCATGGGCACCTTCTCGAAGGACACCTACGAAACCGGCAGCAAGGCCGCGCTCGTCGGCGGCACAACCACACTGATCGAAATGTGCTGCCCTTCACGCAAGGAGGAAGCCCTGGCCGGATTCGAAACCTGGATGTCTCAAGCCGTCGGCAAATCCGCCTGCGATTTTACGTTCCACATGGGCGTCACCAAATTTGATGACATGGCTGAAGCGCAACTCCGCGAGATCGTAAAGCGTGGCATCAGCTCTTTCAAAATCTTCCTGGCCTACAAAGGCGCTTTCGGCATCGACGATACCGAACTCTACCGCACACTTAAGCTGGCGAAGGAACTCGGTGTCGTCGTCACCGCTCATTGCGAAAACGAAACCCTCGTCGCTGAACGCTCCAAGGAACTGCTCGCCGCCGGTAAAACCGATCCCGGCCAACATCACGAGAGTCGGCCTCCAGTCGTTGAAGCGGAAGGCGTTCACCACTTAATGACTTTCGCGGAACTCACAGGCGCCTCCACCTACATCGTTCATCTCAGTTGCCAGGAAGCACTCAATGAAGCAATCGCCGCCCGTCAACGTGGTGTCGATGTCAAAGTCGAAACCCTCATCCAATATCTCGTCCTCGACAAATCCTACGCCGAACGTCCGAATTTCGAAGGCGCGAAATATGTCATGTCTCCTCCCCTGCGCGACGTCCGTAATCAGTCTGTCCTTTGGAACGGCCTCCGCTCCGGCCTCGTGAACACCGTCGCCACCGATCACGCTCCTTTCGATTTCAAAGGCCAGAAACCGATGGGCAAGGATGACTTCACCAAAATTCCCAATGGTATCCCCTCTCTCGAAGAGCGCATTAACCTGCTCTACACTTACGGTGTAAAAACCGGCAAAATCGATATCCATACCCTCGTCGATGTCGCGAGCACGCAGGTTGCCAAAACATTCGACCTCTTCCCGCGCAAAGGCGCCATCCAACCCGGCAGCGACGCCGACCTCGTCATCTTTGATCCCAATTATCGCGGCACCATTTCCGCCAATTCACAAATGATGAACGTCGATTACAGCGCATTCGAAGGCTGGAAACTCGAAGGCCGCCCCAGCGCCGTCACCGTCCGCGGCCAAGTCGCCGTAAAAAACGGTAAATTCGTCGGCACCATCGGGCGTGGTAAGTTCCTGGAACGAAAACCAAGTCATTTCTAG
- a CDS encoding CoA-acylating methylmalonate-semialdehyde dehydrogenase → MKSTTVLTPCPNYIGGDWLTVSDVATTPVHNPSTGDIIAETPMCTPQHVEAAVNAAHAAYPGWWETPPTERARIFFKFKMLLEENFEALAQMVTREHGKTLVESRGDVRRGIEMVEFACGIPSLLMGDILENVARGIDCDAMRQPLGVCVGITPFNFPAMVPLWMYPVALVCGNTFVLKPSEKVPLTAIRIAELLEQSGLPKGVLNIVHGGRDCVDALLKHPKVKAISFVGSTPVAKQIFEIGTKHGKRVQSNGGAKNYILLMPDADVENSVRGVTEAAFGCAGERCMAGSTAIVVGDAAKTVLPTLAEVTRKIQVGPTDRSPQPHMGPVITKQHRDRVCELVDAGIKEGAKVLADGRNVKVDSAPNGFFVGATLLDEVQSSMTVMREEIFGPVLSVMRMDDLNQAIEVANRSAFGNGASIFTRSGKAAREFKHRVKAGMVGINIGVPASMPWFPFNGWDDSFFGDLHMQGKEGVQFFTQLKVTTSRWFSYGEGDIWHREGNR, encoded by the coding sequence ATGAAATCCACCACAGTTCTCACTCCGTGCCCCAATTACATCGGCGGCGATTGGCTCACTGTCTCTGACGTCGCCACCACTCCCGTCCACAACCCGTCCACGGGCGACATCATCGCCGAAACTCCCATGTGCACACCGCAGCACGTAGAGGCCGCTGTCAATGCCGCGCACGCTGCCTATCCCGGCTGGTGGGAAACGCCCCCAACCGAACGCGCCCGCATTTTTTTCAAATTCAAAATGTTGCTCGAAGAAAACTTCGAAGCGCTCGCGCAGATGGTCACTCGTGAGCACGGCAAAACGCTCGTCGAATCTCGCGGCGACGTCCGTCGCGGCATCGAGATGGTCGAATTCGCCTGCGGCATTCCCTCTCTGTTAATGGGCGACATTCTCGAGAACGTTGCCCGCGGCATCGATTGCGATGCCATGCGTCAACCTCTCGGCGTCTGCGTCGGCATCACTCCCTTTAACTTCCCCGCAATGGTCCCACTCTGGATGTATCCCGTGGCCTTGGTTTGCGGCAACACCTTCGTCTTGAAGCCGAGCGAAAAGGTTCCCCTCACCGCCATTCGCATCGCGGAACTCCTCGAACAATCGGGCTTGCCCAAAGGCGTGCTTAACATCGTTCACGGCGGACGCGATTGCGTCGATGCCTTGCTCAAGCATCCCAAAGTCAAAGCCATTTCTTTTGTCGGCTCTACGCCGGTCGCCAAACAAATCTTCGAGATCGGCACCAAACATGGCAAACGCGTGCAATCCAATGGCGGTGCGAAAAACTACATCCTCCTGATGCCCGATGCCGATGTGGAAAATTCTGTGCGTGGCGTGACGGAAGCCGCTTTCGGCTGCGCCGGTGAACGTTGCATGGCCGGTTCCACTGCCATCGTGGTGGGAGATGCCGCCAAGACTGTTCTGCCCACTCTCGCCGAAGTAACGCGCAAAATTCAAGTCGGCCCCACCGACCGCAGCCCTCAACCCCACATGGGACCCGTCATCACTAAGCAACATCGCGACCGTGTTTGCGAACTCGTTGACGCTGGCATCAAGGAAGGTGCCAAGGTTTTGGCGGACGGTCGCAATGTTAAAGTCGACTCCGCCCCGAACGGCTTCTTCGTCGGTGCTACTCTCCTCGATGAAGTGCAGAGCAGCATGACTGTCATGCGCGAGGAAATCTTTGGCCCCGTCCTCAGCGTCATGCGTATGGACGACCTCAATCAAGCCATCGAAGTCGCCAATCGTTCCGCCTTCGGCAATGGCGCCTCCATCTTCACCCGCTCCGGCAAGGCCGCCCGCGAATTTAAACACCGCGTCAAAGCCGGTATGGTCGGCATCAACATCGGCGTGCCTGCCTCCATGCCCTGGTTCCCCTTTAACGGTTGGGACGATTCCTTCTTCGGCGATCTCCACATGCAAGGCAAGGAAGGGGTCCAATTTTTCACCCAGCTCAAAGTCACCACCAGCCGCTGGTTCAGCTACGGCGAAGGCGATATTTGGCATCGGGAGGGGAATCGTTAA